In the Kaistella sp. 97-N-M2 genome, one interval contains:
- a CDS encoding SatD family protein, with the protein MIAIITGDIINSQKSDTEAWLPMLKDLLGTWSETPSNWEVYRGDEFQLKCSVDEVFHKALLIKSLIKTAENLDVRIAIGIGNEIFRSEKITESNGSAYVNSGRLLTDIKALGKTLAIQTENDKVNRDLNILFKWAAIDFDNWTAATAEIIHQLLRNSDLTQDELARELNITQSSVSQRLKRANFELLQETDQYFRKKIAEL; encoded by the coding sequence ATGATTGCGATTATAACCGGAGATATTATCAATTCTCAAAAATCAGACACGGAAGCCTGGCTTCCCATGCTGAAGGATTTGCTGGGAACTTGGTCCGAGACTCCTAGTAATTGGGAAGTTTACCGCGGGGATGAATTTCAGTTAAAATGCAGTGTTGATGAGGTCTTTCACAAAGCATTGCTCATCAAATCGCTCATAAAGACGGCGGAAAATTTAGACGTCCGCATCGCCATTGGAATTGGTAATGAAATTTTTCGGTCCGAAAAAATCACAGAATCAAATGGCTCTGCGTACGTGAATTCCGGCCGTCTGCTTACGGATATAAAAGCGCTCGGAAAAACGCTCGCCATTCAGACGGAAAACGACAAAGTAAACAGAGATTTAAATATCCTTTTCAAATGGGCCGCTATCGATTTCGATAACTGGACCGCCGCAACTGCCGAAATTATTCATCAGCTATTGCGGAATTCAGATCTCACCCAGGACGAATTGGCCCGCGAGTTAAACATCACGCAATCTTCCGTAAGCCAGAGACTTAAACGCGCCAATTTTGAATTGTTACAGGAAACAGACCAATATTTTAGGAAAAAAATCGCCGAATTATAA
- a CDS encoding SDR family oxidoreductase gives MDFKNKTVLITGGCSGIGKIMGRKSLERGCSKLIMWDINEVGLLQTKEEFSKIGGEISTFKVDISNPDEIKITAQRVRTEVGTVDVLINNAGIVVGKYFHEHTHDQIEKSMHINANAPMHIALEFLPDMIRQNLGAVCNIASSAGLISNPKMSVYAASKWAVIGWGDSVRLEMEQLKKNVSVMTIMPFFINTGMFDGVKSKVLPILEPEKTSERIITAIEKETKMLAMPLPYWFIRLSQGILPIPVFDWVMKNVFGIYDTMKEFTGRK, from the coding sequence ATGGATTTTAAAAATAAAACGGTTTTGATCACGGGCGGCTGTTCCGGAATCGGAAAAATTATGGGCAGAAAATCTTTGGAAAGAGGTTGTTCCAAATTGATCATGTGGGATATTAATGAGGTGGGACTGCTTCAAACCAAAGAAGAATTTTCAAAAATAGGCGGCGAAATCTCTACTTTCAAAGTTGATATCTCTAACCCCGACGAAATTAAAATTACTGCGCAGCGCGTCCGGACAGAAGTGGGAACCGTCGACGTTCTGATCAACAACGCCGGAATTGTTGTTGGAAAATATTTTCACGAACACACGCACGATCAGATCGAAAAAAGCATGCACATCAATGCAAATGCGCCAATGCATATTGCTTTGGAATTTCTGCCTGATATGATTCGGCAAAATTTGGGTGCCGTCTGTAACATCGCTTCATCTGCCGGTTTAATTTCTAATCCCAAAATGTCGGTTTATGCCGCCTCGAAATGGGCCGTGATCGGTTGGGGCGACAGTGTTCGTCTGGAAATGGAACAGTTAAAGAAAAATGTTTCGGTGATGACCATTATGCCGTTCTTCATCAATACCGGCATGTTCGATGGTGTTAAATCGAAAGTGCTGCCAATTTTGGAGCCCGAAAAAACTTCAGAACGGATTATCACGGCAATTGAGAAGGAAACGAAAATGCTTGCTATGCCACTTCCGTATTGGTTTATTCGGCTGTCCCAGGGTATTCTGCCGATTCCGGTTTTTGATTGGGTAATGAAAAATGTTTTTGGAATTTATGATACGATGAAGGAATTTACCGGCCGAAAATAA
- a CDS encoding glycosyltransferase family 2 protein: MKAAIAILNWNGKNWLEKFLPNVIENSANAEIFVIDNASTDDSVSFLKERFPRVHLVVNDKNYGFAGGYNEGLRSIDSEIFCLLNSDVEVTENWIDPIISLFKKDPTIAAVQPKILDYNRKEYFEFAGAAGGFIDNLGFPYCRGRIFENIEKDLGQYNDEREIFWASGCCFFVRSQDFWAQNGFDARFFAHQEEIDLCWRFKNAGKKIFYTGKSTVYHVGGGTLNKQSPQKTFLNMRNNLSMLLKNMPVATLLWVIPVRLILDGFAGIYFGLQFGFSHFWAVLRAHGSWYAQSYGTMKLRGKNQIKNYYGTKWLIFKHFLKISK, translated from the coding sequence TTGAAAGCAGCAATCGCAATATTAAACTGGAACGGCAAAAATTGGTTAGAAAAATTTCTTCCCAACGTTATTGAAAATTCGGCGAACGCTGAAATTTTTGTCATCGACAATGCTTCCACGGACGATTCTGTTTCTTTTTTAAAGGAAAGATTTCCGCGCGTTCACCTTGTTGTTAATGATAAAAACTACGGTTTTGCAGGCGGTTACAACGAAGGGTTAAGGAGCATCGACAGCGAAATCTTTTGTCTCTTGAATTCTGATGTAGAAGTCACTGAAAACTGGATTGACCCGATTATAAGTCTCTTTAAAAAGGATCCGACAATTGCGGCGGTTCAGCCCAAAATTTTAGATTACAACCGAAAGGAATATTTCGAATTTGCAGGCGCGGCCGGTGGTTTTATCGATAATTTAGGTTTTCCGTACTGCCGTGGCAGAATTTTCGAAAACATCGAAAAAGATCTGGGACAATACAACGACGAGCGCGAAATTTTTTGGGCGTCTGGCTGTTGCTTTTTTGTGCGGTCGCAAGATTTTTGGGCCCAAAATGGTTTTGATGCGCGGTTTTTTGCGCATCAGGAAGAAATCGATCTCTGCTGGCGCTTCAAAAATGCCGGCAAGAAGATTTTCTACACCGGAAAATCGACGGTTTACCACGTCGGCGGCGGCACTTTAAATAAACAAAGTCCACAGAAAACATTTCTGAACATGCGGAATAACCTTTCTATGCTTTTAAAAAATATGCCCGTTGCCACTTTGCTTTGGGTAATTCCGGTTCGGTTAATTTTAGACGGCTTTGCCGGAATTTATTTCGGTCTTCAATTTGGATTCTCTCATTTTTGGGCGGTTTTGCGCGCGCACGGCAGTTGGTACGCACAGTCTTATGGAACGATGAAACTTCGCGGAAAAAATCAGATAAAAAATTATTACGGCACGAAATGGCTGATCTTTAAACATTTCCTCAAAATCTCTAAATAA
- a CDS encoding phosphoribosylformylglycinamidine synthase produces MSKKRIFVEKKGIFDVESPKLFNEIKNIASNIKDVKVYNIYDIFGVNDDELSQVINNTFVDPVTDILHTDNPAKNVHFATEFLPGQYDQRADSAQQCIALLTENESGKVRSGKLIELFGVSESELESIKNLLINKVESQVKDLSKFEIPVEETPDPVFIHEGFTNFSAEELKTFYQDHGFALGIDDLEFIQNYFKSEKRNPTETELKVLDTYWSDHCRHTTFETELTDIQFNDSFKSTLQTIFNDYLEKRKFLGRELKPISLMDLATVCARFFHKTGKLENLVVSDEINACTIEIEAEFDGKKEPWYLLFKNETHNHPTEIEPFGGASTCLGGAIRDPLSGRAFVYQAMRLSGAANVLEPISETLPGKLPQRTITKQAANGYSSYGNQIGLATTLVNEIYHEGYKAKRMEVGFVVGAVKKDWVKREQPQNGDLVILLGGATGRDGVGGASGSSKVQDETSIHTLSTEVQKGNAVEERKIQRLFRNPEVTTLIKKSNDFGAGGVSVAIGEIADSLEINLDILPRKYEGLNGTELAISESQERIAVVIDAKDKAKFIRFCEEENIKAVEIAKVTDSGRMQMFWQGNKIVDLSREFLDTNGCAKTQRAEVSHLQPLENEAIEFNEENFFKILSDKNVASQKGLAEMFDSTVGGTTVAMPFGGKHQLTEMEGSVQTLPVLNAKNIETVSLASWGFDADISSQNSLVGAANAVVESVAKIVAMGGDYKNIRLSFQEYFEKLGNDAEKWGKPLASLLGAYDAQMNFELAAIGGKDSMSGSFQNIHVPPTLISFACANGEKKNIISPEFKKAGNKLYLFNHIPQENGMPNYADLRQIFDFILENIKSKKIVSVKTIKEGGVAVALAKMSFGNHLGANVKVDEDLLLTKNIGSLIIETTQDLENDLLQFIGEVENSETLKISSYEFNIKKLLEVWTGTFEELFPTKENEKIVVEIDSKLNSVQAGTINIFKHRLAQPKVFAPIFPGTNCEYETQNAFRKEGAVVSGLPLTNLNHQLLNESLDAWISEINQSQILVLSGGFSAGDEPDGSAKFIVNVFKNEKMKNAVHQLLERDGMILGICNGFQALVKSGLLPYGEIRDLSADSPTLAHNAIGRHISQMVEVKVINDDSPWLKGMKDEVYTIPISHGEGRFMASAKVIQDLYEKGQIATQYINQEGKVAHGMPFNPSNAMFGIEGLTSKSGKIFGRMGHPERFAEGLMKNIPTANYHNIFKNGVEYFK; encoded by the coding sequence ATGTCTAAAAAAAGAATCTTCGTAGAAAAAAAAGGTATTTTCGATGTTGAAAGTCCGAAACTTTTTAATGAAATTAAAAATATCGCCTCAAATATAAAAGACGTTAAAGTTTACAACATCTACGATATTTTTGGCGTGAATGACGACGAACTTTCGCAGGTCATTAACAATACTTTTGTGGACCCTGTGACCGACATTCTGCACACGGACAATCCCGCGAAAAACGTTCACTTTGCTACAGAATTTTTACCGGGACAATACGATCAGCGCGCAGACTCTGCCCAACAGTGCATCGCCTTGCTGACAGAAAATGAAAGCGGCAAAGTGCGAAGTGGAAAGCTCATCGAACTGTTTGGAGTTTCCGAAAGTGAACTTGAAAGCATTAAGAATCTTTTAATTAATAAGGTTGAATCTCAGGTCAAAGATCTGTCGAAATTTGAAATTCCCGTGGAAGAAACGCCGGATCCTGTTTTTATTCATGAGGGTTTCACCAATTTCTCGGCGGAAGAACTAAAGACATTTTATCAAGATCACGGCTTTGCCTTGGGAATCGATGATCTCGAATTTATTCAAAACTATTTTAAATCAGAAAAACGAAATCCGACTGAAACCGAACTTAAGGTTTTGGATACGTACTGGAGTGATCACTGCCGTCATACGACTTTTGAGACGGAACTGACTGATATTCAGTTCAATGATTCCTTTAAATCTACTTTACAAACGATTTTTAATGACTATTTAGAAAAACGAAAATTCTTAGGTAGAGAATTGAAGCCGATTTCTCTGATGGATTTAGCAACAGTTTGTGCCCGATTTTTTCACAAGACCGGTAAACTCGAAAATCTAGTCGTTTCCGATGAAATTAATGCCTGCACGATTGAGATCGAAGCCGAATTTGATGGCAAGAAAGAACCGTGGTATTTGTTGTTTAAAAATGAAACCCATAATCATCCAACGGAGATTGAACCTTTTGGTGGCGCTTCAACCTGTTTGGGCGGCGCAATCCGCGACCCTTTGTCAGGCAGAGCTTTCGTTTATCAGGCGATGCGTTTGTCCGGCGCAGCGAATGTTTTGGAACCAATTTCTGAAACTTTACCCGGAAAGCTTCCGCAACGGACAATCACAAAGCAAGCCGCAAACGGCTATTCTTCCTACGGAAACCAAATCGGTTTGGCCACCACTTTGGTAAATGAAATTTACCACGAGGGTTACAAAGCAAAACGCATGGAAGTCGGTTTTGTCGTGGGCGCCGTGAAGAAAGACTGGGTAAAACGCGAGCAACCGCAAAATGGTGACCTCGTTATTTTGCTGGGCGGCGCAACCGGTAGAGACGGCGTGGGCGGCGCCAGTGGAAGTTCTAAAGTTCAGGACGAAACCTCGATTCATACTTTGTCAACCGAAGTTCAGAAAGGAAATGCGGTAGAAGAACGCAAGATTCAGCGACTTTTTAGAAATCCGGAAGTCACGACTTTAATTAAAAAATCGAATGATTTTGGCGCTGGTGGCGTGTCTGTAGCCATCGGCGAAATCGCAGATTCCCTCGAAATTAACCTTGATATTCTGCCGCGCAAATATGAAGGTTTAAACGGAACTGAACTCGCCATTTCTGAATCTCAGGAAAGAATAGCCGTTGTTATTGACGCGAAAGACAAAGCAAAATTCATCAGGTTCTGCGAAGAAGAAAATATTAAAGCCGTCGAAATTGCAAAAGTGACGGATTCCGGTAGGATGCAGATGTTCTGGCAGGGGAATAAAATTGTGGATTTAAGTCGGGAATTTTTAGATACCAATGGTTGTGCGAAAACGCAGCGTGCCGAAGTATCGCATTTGCAGCCGCTTGAAAACGAAGCCATTGAATTTAATGAAGAGAATTTCTTTAAAATCCTTTCCGATAAAAATGTAGCTTCCCAAAAAGGCCTGGCGGAAATGTTTGATTCTACTGTCGGCGGAACCACGGTTGCAATGCCGTTTGGCGGAAAACATCAGTTGACCGAAATGGAAGGAAGTGTGCAGACGCTGCCGGTTTTAAACGCCAAAAACATCGAAACAGTATCTTTGGCAAGTTGGGGATTTGATGCCGATATATCGTCTCAAAACTCCCTGGTTGGCGCTGCAAATGCTGTTGTTGAGAGTGTTGCCAAGATCGTTGCCATGGGTGGCGATTATAAAAATATCCGTTTGAGTTTTCAGGAATATTTTGAAAAACTCGGAAATGATGCGGAGAAGTGGGGGAAACCCTTGGCTTCTTTGCTTGGAGCGTACGATGCGCAGATGAATTTCGAATTGGCCGCGATTGGCGGGAAAGATTCGATGAGTGGAAGTTTCCAGAATATTCACGTGCCACCGACGTTGATTTCTTTTGCGTGTGCGAACGGCGAAAAGAAAAACATTATCTCACCTGAATTCAAAAAAGCCGGAAATAAACTGTATTTATTCAACCATATTCCGCAGGAAAATGGAATGCCAAATTATGCAGATTTAAGACAGATCTTTGATTTCATTCTTGAAAATATTAAGTCGAAAAAGATTGTTTCAGTGAAGACAATCAAAGAGGGTGGAGTTGCAGTGGCACTGGCAAAAATGAGTTTTGGAAATCATCTTGGCGCAAATGTTAAGGTTGATGAAGATTTGCTTTTAACGAAGAATATCGGAAGTTTAATCATTGAAACTACGCAGGATTTAGAAAATGATTTACTTCAATTTATTGGTGAGGTCGAAAACTCGGAAACGCTGAAGATCAGCTCTTATGAATTTAATATCAAAAAACTGCTTGAAGTTTGGACCGGAACTTTTGAAGAGCTTTTCCCTACAAAAGAAAATGAGAAAATTGTCGTTGAAATCGATTCGAAATTGAATTCAGTTCAGGCCGGAACGATCAATATTTTCAAACACCGCCTGGCGCAGCCGAAAGTTTTTGCACCGATTTTTCCCGGCACAAACTGTGAATATGAAACGCAAAATGCCTTTCGAAAAGAAGGCGCAGTTGTATCGGGTTTACCTTTAACTAATCTCAATCATCAACTTTTAAATGAAAGTTTAGATGCCTGGATTTCGGAAATTAATCAGTCGCAAATCCTGGTTTTATCGGGCGGTTTTTCCGCGGGAGATGAGCCGGATGGTTCGGCAAAATTCATCGTTAATGTTTTTAAAAATGAAAAGATGAAAAATGCCGTGCATCAGTTATTGGAACGCGACGGAATGATTCTCGGGATCTGCAACGGCTTTCAAGCTTTGGTAAAATCGGGTTTACTGCCTTATGGAGAAATTCGTGACCTCAGTGCGGACTCGCCAACTTTGGCGCATAACGCCATTGGACGGCATATTTCCCAAATGGTGGAGGTGAAAGTGATCAACGACGATTCGCCCTGGTTAAAAGGAATGAAGGATGAGGTTTATACAATTCCTATTTCGCATGGTGAGGGCCGGTTTATGGCTTCCGCAAAAGTCATTCAGGACTTGTATGAAAAGGGCCAGATTGCAACGCAGTATATTAATCAGGAAGGAAAAGTTGCGCACGGAATGCCGTTCAATCCGAGCAACGCAATGTTTGGAATTGAAGGCTTAACCTCTAAATCCGGGAAGATTTTTGGAAGAATGGGACATCCGGAACGTTTTGCGGAAGGTTTGATGAAAAATATTCCAACGGCCAATTATCATAATATTTTTAAGAATGGCGTGGAATATTTTAAATAA
- a CDS encoding DUF3307 domain-containing protein: MIFTNLILAHLLGDFILQPNSWVAEKEVKKGRSIYLYFHVLIHTLLALLFLWDLNLWWIALIIGITHFFIDLAKLTFQTSKTKRIWFFIDQFLHVLVIAVVSFFYFPYFRWDDFFNAESLKLITAVVFLSIPCSILIKTLISFWTPVTIDHSKIKTESLVNAGKYIGILERLLVFVFILVNHWEGVGFMIAAKSVFRFSDLAEAKQRKLTEYVLIGTLLSFGIAVLTGILIKI, translated from the coding sequence ATGATTTTCACCAACCTCATATTAGCACATTTATTGGGAGATTTTATTCTTCAGCCCAATTCTTGGGTGGCTGAGAAAGAGGTAAAAAAGGGCCGAAGCATTTACCTTTATTTTCATGTTCTTATTCACACACTGCTGGCGCTGCTTTTTTTATGGGATCTTAATTTGTGGTGGATTGCTTTAATCATCGGCATTACGCATTTTTTTATCGATCTGGCGAAACTGACTTTTCAAACTTCCAAAACCAAAAGAATCTGGTTTTTTATCGATCAGTTTTTACATGTACTGGTGATCGCGGTCGTCTCCTTTTTTTACTTTCCCTATTTCCGTTGGGACGATTTTTTCAATGCAGAAAGTTTAAAACTCATCACCGCCGTAGTTTTTCTCAGTATTCCCTGTTCAATACTGATCAAAACACTTATCTCTTTCTGGACACCCGTCACCATCGACCACAGCAAAATAAAAACAGAATCTCTGGTTAATGCCGGAAAATACATCGGAATTTTGGAAAGACTTCTGGTCTTTGTTTTTATTCTGGTAAACCACTGGGAAGGAGTAGGATTTATGATCGCTGCAAAATCGGTTTTCCGCTTCAGCGATCTGGCCGAAGCCAAACAGAGAAAACTCACAGAATATGTCTTAATAGGAACTTTGCTAAGTTTCGGAATAGCCGTTCTTACAGGAATTTTAATAAAAATCTAA
- a CDS encoding lysophospholipid acyltransferase family protein codes for MKFLFKIILLFSQLPFRILYALSDLTFFVIYYVIGYRRKVVLENLQNSFPKKSPQEIKKIEKNFYVNFCDYITETFKSFTISSTELRVRVQHLNQDVFHEAKAENKNVILLAGHIFNWEWYNALATIIPQEKSFPVYRKVQSNFWEEKIKSLRNRFGNEALEAKEVIRHIFKNPNDGNSVYMFVADQTPHFSEVTYGLDFLNQRTPAFVGYDKLSTRMDLAFVFCEMKKVKRGFYQINYYRIHPEGEKFKEFEVVKKFHTLLENTINKRPDNYLWSHRRWKYQNAIKVMG; via the coding sequence ATGAAATTTCTCTTCAAAATTATCCTGCTCTTTTCCCAACTTCCGTTTCGGATTTTGTATGCACTTTCGGACCTTACCTTTTTCGTTATTTATTACGTGATCGGTTACCGCCGAAAAGTGGTTCTGGAAAACCTGCAGAATTCTTTCCCAAAAAAATCCCCGCAGGAAATCAAAAAGATTGAGAAGAATTTTTATGTGAACTTCTGCGATTATATTACCGAAACCTTTAAATCATTCACAATTTCATCCACGGAACTGCGCGTTCGCGTACAGCATTTGAATCAGGATGTTTTTCACGAGGCGAAGGCGGAAAACAAAAATGTGATATTACTGGCGGGACATATTTTTAACTGGGAATGGTACAACGCTTTGGCAACTATTATTCCTCAGGAAAAAAGTTTCCCGGTGTACCGAAAAGTGCAAAGTAATTTTTGGGAAGAAAAAATTAAAAGCCTGCGCAACCGTTTTGGTAATGAAGCTTTGGAAGCGAAAGAAGTAATTCGCCACATTTTTAAAAATCCTAACGATGGAAATTCGGTTTACATGTTTGTGGCCGATCAGACGCCGCATTTTTCGGAGGTAACGTATGGCTTAGATTTTCTAAATCAGAGAACGCCGGCATTTGTCGGATACGATAAATTATCCACAAGAATGGATCTGGCTTTCGTTTTTTGCGAAATGAAAAAAGTAAAACGGGGCTTTTATCAAATTAATTATTACCGAATTCATCCCGAAGGCGAAAAATTTAAAGAATTTGAAGTGGTAAAAAAGTTTCACACCTTGCTCGAAAATACCATTAATAAAAGGCCGGATAATTATTTGTGGTCGCACCGCCGCTGGAAATACCAAAACGCCATTAAAGTAATGGGATAA
- a CDS encoding aldehyde dehydrogenase: MSFPEILSHQREFFNSQKTKNLNFRKLYLKKLKEILIKNEDLLYEAIYKDFGKSKFDTFTTEISFVLKDIDYYLSNLKSLSKPKSVRTNLANQFGSSKIYREPLGCTLVIGAWNYPYQLSLSPMVAALAAGNTCILKPSEVAEHSMKAMAKIINENFPAEYLYVAEGGIEETTEILKLKFDKIFFTGSSRVGKIIYEAAAKHLTPVVLELGGKSPAIVTSSADFEVAAKRIVWGKFLNSGQTCVAPDYILVDEKVKDSFLDSLKSYIQKFNYEPEAKHYTQIINTKNFERLTGLIDREKIFYGGGSDAGKRYIEPTILQNVTWNDAVMQEEIFGPILPVLTFKNFNEALLQIAEHEKPLSAYLFTDKSEEKENFISKISFGGGCINDVVMHLSNDYLPFGGVGNSGMGHYHGKFGFAAFSHEKAILDRATWGEPDLKYPPYSKKKLSWIKKVL; the protein is encoded by the coding sequence ATGAGTTTCCCAGAAATATTAAGCCACCAAAGAGAATTTTTTAACAGCCAAAAAACGAAAAATCTGAATTTTCGGAAACTATATCTGAAAAAACTGAAAGAAATTTTGATTAAAAATGAAGATCTTCTGTACGAAGCCATTTATAAAGATTTCGGGAAATCCAAGTTTGATACGTTCACTACGGAGATTTCTTTCGTCCTTAAAGATATCGACTACTATTTAAGCAACTTAAAATCGTTATCGAAACCGAAGAGCGTCCGAACAAACCTCGCGAATCAGTTTGGATCCAGCAAAATTTACCGCGAACCTTTGGGTTGTACGCTGGTTATCGGCGCCTGGAATTATCCGTATCAATTATCACTTTCGCCCATGGTTGCGGCACTTGCGGCGGGAAATACATGCATTTTGAAACCCAGCGAAGTGGCAGAACATTCCATGAAAGCGATGGCGAAAATCATCAACGAAAATTTTCCTGCAGAATATCTTTATGTCGCGGAAGGCGGCATCGAAGAAACCACGGAAATTTTAAAACTGAAATTCGACAAAATTTTTTTCACGGGCAGTTCGCGCGTAGGCAAAATTATTTACGAAGCCGCAGCAAAACATTTAACGCCCGTTGTTTTGGAACTGGGCGGAAAAAGTCCCGCGATTGTAACGTCTTCGGCAGATTTTGAGGTCGCTGCGAAAAGAATCGTCTGGGGAAAATTTTTAAATTCCGGGCAAACCTGCGTGGCGCCGGATTATATTTTGGTGGATGAAAAAGTGAAAGACAGTTTTTTGGATTCGCTAAAATCCTATATTCAGAAATTTAATTATGAGCCGGAAGCAAAACATTACACGCAAATCATCAACACGAAAAATTTCGAAAGACTCACCGGATTAATTGATCGTGAGAAAATTTTCTATGGCGGCGGTTCTGACGCCGGGAAAAGATACATCGAACCGACCATTTTGCAAAACGTAACCTGGAACGACGCGGTGATGCAGGAAGAAATCTTCGGACCAATTTTGCCGGTACTGACGTTTAAAAATTTCAATGAAGCCCTGTTACAAATCGCTGAACATGAAAAGCCCCTTTCTGCATATCTCTTCACCGATAAATCTGAAGAAAAAGAAAACTTCATTTCCAAAATCTCATTTGGTGGCGGCTGTATCAACGATGTGGTGATGCATTTAAGCAACGATTATTTACCTTTTGGCGGCGTTGGGAATTCCGGTATGGGGCATTATCACGGGAAATTCGGCTTTGCGGCCTTTTCTCATGAGAAGGCAATTCTAGACCGCGCAACCTGGGGCGAACCGGATTTAAAATATCCACCTTACTCGAAAAAGAAATTGAGCTGGATTAAAAAAGTGCTATAA
- a CDS encoding thioredoxin family protein, whose protein sequence is MINTTLKVFALSSVLITSLACSQKTETVKAENTADKTLLVEADSTAILEAKKKAAKEEIAKLPKLYNDKEDAEAKIAEVVKQAKAENKNVMIQAGGNWCIWCLRFNNYVQTTPELNEIVDKNYVYYHLNYSPENKNEKVFAKYGNPGEKFGYPVFIVLDGNGKQIHTQDSAVLEDGKGYSLEKTKEFFTKWGPKS, encoded by the coding sequence ATGATAAATACTACTTTAAAAGTTTTCGCTTTATCCTCGGTGCTCATCACAAGTTTGGCCTGCTCGCAGAAAACCGAAACGGTAAAAGCCGAAAATACGGCAGATAAGACGCTTTTGGTTGAAGCTGATAGTACGGCAATTTTGGAAGCCAAGAAAAAAGCCGCCAAAGAGGAGATTGCCAAGTTGCCAAAACTGTACAACGATAAAGAAGATGCAGAAGCAAAAATTGCCGAAGTTGTAAAGCAGGCGAAAGCAGAAAACAAAAATGTCATGATTCAGGCGGGTGGAAACTGGTGTATCTGGTGTTTGAGGTTTAATAATTATGTGCAGACAACGCCGGAACTGAATGAGATTGTTGATAAAAACTACGTTTATTATCACCTGAATTATTCGCCGGAAAACAAGAACGAAAAGGTTTTTGCAAAATATGGCAATCCCGGGGAGAAATTCGGCTATCCCGTATTTATTGTTTTAGACGGAAACGGAAAACAGATTCACACGCAGGACAGCGCAGTTCTGGAAGATGGAAAAGGCTACAGTTTGGAGAAAACGAAGGAGTTCTTTACCAAATGGGGTCCGAAATCGTAA